A region of Vigna radiata var. radiata cultivar VC1973A chromosome 6, Vradiata_ver6, whole genome shotgun sequence DNA encodes the following proteins:
- the LOC106764969 gene encoding NADH dehydrogenase [ubiquinone] 1 beta subcomplex subunit 3-B-like produces MHRKKMERECERIEIEEEMGSGKHTAEFFRRRDAWRKHPMLTNQFRHATPGLGIALVAFGFYLVGEQVYDRLSADSHAHVKAENHH; encoded by the exons ATGCATAGAAAGAAAATGGAGAGAGAGTGCGAGAGAATCGAAATCGAAGAGGAAATGGGATCGGGAAAACACACGGCAGAGTTCTTCAGAAGAAGGGATGCGTGGAGGAAGCATCCCATGCTCACCAATCAGTTTCGGCACGCCACCCCTGGCCTTGGCATCGCCCTCGTTGCATTTGGCTTCTATCTCGTCGGCGAACAAGTCTACGATCGCCTCAGTGCTGATTCTCATGCTCAC GTGAAAGCCGAGAACCACCACTAA